AGAGATaaattgaattgaatgttttaatataattatctactagaaaattattttaattacaaatgagattcttctttttcaagtttattatttaattcaagattattaaaaataattagaTTAGAATCATTCAAACTAATTATAAATCCTAAttgttaaaaataatttattaaaacataaacataaactatTCTATATTATTCATTAAATTAGTTATTAAAATATAGCAAAAATTGTGAAAACAATTTTAGGCTCACCTTGTGCTTAAATATTTCCACGGCATATACCTCAAGACGAATACCTTTCTACAAGATAAGCATGAAATCCAAGCAACATATCTAGGATCAGTGGCACGAATCTCCGCTAGCCATATACTAATAAAACCCTCTCTTTCTCACCCTATTATTGAATGTGGTATCTACATTCATCTATTCCCTCTTATATACAAATGAACAGCTAAAATCATAGTATCATATACATTGAAGACTCTCTTTCTCACCCCGTTATTGAAAGTCAATATTCCAATCACACTAGCGAATCCCAAACCATATCTCAATCCGAGTCCCACTACCCAACCATTCATTTCAGCCTCTGAATTCTTCGTTTCACCATCTGTATCAATGCTTGTGTAGTCGCTAATGCCATAAGAGTTGTCACAAACTGTTGCATTGGTAAATGGAATTCCAGTTAGCTTAAGATTGCCCAAAAGTTAGAAACTGCCCTCCGTGGGGCACTATTCCATCAAGCATGTTGTAAGATAAATTCACAACTCCAAATAACTCAACAACTGGAGTTCTAGAGGAATGCTGCCATTCAACCGGTTTAGCGGGAGGTCCAAAGACTCTAGCTGTTCCATGCCTCCCAATGTGTTTGGGATTCTTCCACTGAGATGATTCCTTGAAAGGCTAAGTGCTATCAAGCCCTTGAGGAATCCCATTTTGGCAGGAATTCTCCAAGATAGATTGTTGTTTGAAATATCAATATAGTTCAGAATGAAAAGAACTTTCCCAAACTCAACATCCCCACCTTTCCAGGAAATTGCAGTGTTATATGCATACACCATCTTAACCGTAAATATATCTGAAGTATCTTCTTAAAGATATTCTGGATAATTTTGTGATTCATTGACCATTGCTTGAAATAGGTCCTGAGAGGTGGTTGCCAGAAAGGTccagaaattgaagatttggaaggcCACTTACTTGGGGTGGAATAGTGCCTTCAAATTGATTGGACCTCAACATCAAGATGTGCAGTTGTGATAGCTTTCCAATCAACTGTGGGATGGTGCCTTCCAAAATATTATTTCCCAAATCCAGTACTTGCAGAGAAAGGCATTTTTCAATGGATGAGGGAGTAACTCCTCTCAAATGATTACCAGTGAGATTCAATGTATGAAATTCTTTCAGGTTTCCCCATTTTGTTGGTATTTTACCTTCCAAATGATTTCTCACCAAATCTAGGACATTGAGGAGTGAGCAATTTCTGGTTAAATGAGGAGGAATTGTATTTCTTAGCATATTATTTGAAAGGTCAAGAAACTGCAAATCTGAAGTGCAGATAGAATTTGGAATGGCTCTACTGAGATTATTTCTCGACAAGGATAAGAATTCTATATACAGAAGATTTTCACCAATATCAGTAGGAATAGTACCATTAAACTTATTTATCATCAGGTCCATCATCTTAACACCAGCAATAGGAAGAGGAAGAGCACCTTCTAAGCTGTTATTGTGCAAGTCCAATTACAAACCAACCCTGGATATTATTCTAGACGACAGTGAGCCTGTTAGTTCATTACAACTAAGGTTTAAATAATTAAGATTGGGTAACTTCGATATCCAAGATGGAATAGTTGTAATATTAGTCTAGATTCCAAGTCATATTGGTGGACAAGAAATGATGGAATTCTACGTAAACTACGCGGACCTAGTCCCAAGAAGTTGAGCTTCTCAAACCATGGAATCCATGTTGAATCGAAACTCATAGTTAAGTGATTGAAAGAAAGATCAAGCAATTCAAGTCTAGTGAGATTATTGAATAGAGAAAGGGAAATGTAACCTCTTAAATTGATGTAGTCTAGATAAACTGATGTGAAGATAAGAAAGGGAAGAAAGTGATCCCAGCAAAGGTGGGATTATTCATGTCCAAGTAAGCAAGTTTAGAGAGACCTACATTGGAGTGAGGAATCTCACCTTCGATGTTGGTATATAACATAGCAAGACTCTGTAAGGACAACATATTGTTGAACCCACAAATACACTAAGAAGAGTATTTTTTAACTATTTTAAAACCAATTTTTGCCTCTCACAAATAATTAACCATATAATGTAGAAGAACATCAAGATCaataatgcatcacacaacactaatatatacatggaaaactcaagaTTGGAGAAACCACGGTGAGAAAATGTTGCTTGGAGCTATGATCCAAATCCAGCTTGACAAATGTATCAATTGTTTACAATTACTTTGAAGGAACCAAGctttaggagacaccaatcccAAAAATTTTATGGACACCAATTCAAATGAGCACCAACCCTTATAGTTTACTTTAGAATTTGGGACACCAATCCCTTGCACTAACATACAAGATTACAATCTTGATGAATAAATATGAACCTTTGTAGTTATTCTCTGCCTCTTTCAAGGGATTGGTTCACTCTCTTTTAGCTCAGTAACTCACTCTCTTCTCAATCTAGCATCCACTACAAATTGTGCCAATTTACATCCTATTTGTATGCTCTATTTTCACATCCATAAGGTCAGCCAAAACATAGTTCATCATAGATCAAACGAAACATAGTTTGCAAGACTATCATACAACATCATCTATACAACTTTCTATGTTGCATTGGGATCTCTCATTCAGTCAGTTTGCATTTTGTTCTTATCATCATAACACAAAGGATCTATCGCATTTTGCAATTGTCCAATTGCATTCAATAAATAGTTGTTTGAGTCAATTTATGCAAGTTCCAAAAATGCTCTATTATTGCACCAAAACAAGTTCTTCTCAATCTTTAAATTTGGACTATTAGTCCTTATGATTTGACTAAAAAAATTTGGTCATTATTGTCACCATGGCAGTTCCACTTGCCACATAAAATTACTATTAACAAAATCTCCCTAAAGGGACACATAGTCATGGGTCACAATATTGCGACATGACATCAAAATACATCATCAAACCCTATGAATTAGCACTTTCTTCACTTCCTAGACAAGTGGCGGTTGGTTGCTTCATCATAGGCCTTTCCTAGTGACATCACTTCTCCATGTGACACTACGTTGTCTTATATCCTTCTAGATCTGTGGACCCAAGATAACACATGGCACTCTCTCACCACATTATGGGCCAAACTTCCACTATCATCTCTAAGCCATGGGGTTGCAACATAGTAGATTCGGTGACCATTAAAAATTTGATCATAAGTTTCTAAGTCACATTGATAGCTAGCTTTGACTATTGTGATGATCATGCACCCAAGATTTGATATTAACTATGATGGTTCCATCACAACTTCACAAGTCACAATAATAGTCATCTCTTACCACAACTATCGTACAACTCACATCTTCTATGATGGTTAATTATTTGATCACAACTTTGCAGCCTACCCTAGTGATCTATCTTAACCATTGCAAACCTAAGCCTAACCAACCATCGCAACATCATAGGCTCTATTGGCAGTTTATCTTGACTATTGCGATCTTGCGCCTAACGGTCCATGTCAACACTCTACTAGCACTAGGTCATCCACATCATTAGACACAACACCTTGTCTGCTCATTCATATTGATGCACACTCCAGGTTGGGTAAAAAACATGTGAACCATTGCTCTCAATTACCAATCTCATGTCGGGTTATATAAATAGCTAATAGCCTTGCAAAATTagaaatgtgggataaatggtcaagCCCATTACCCACATACTCTATTTCCTTCTACCCATAAACTCTTTGTTTTGCATGCATACTAGCTCTATACTCTACATTAGAAAAACATCCTTTagatatcaatgacaatattattaaaCTGAAattaacaatctctccctttgtcattgatggtaaagcTCAATTCACTATTTGTGACTCATTGCACTCCCCTTTGATCTTTTTTCCTCCACTATATCTACCAATACTCCCACTCAAATATgtccccctttgtcatcaatgataaaAGGAGGAATGAAACTCTACTACAGGGTCAAATTGAAAAACCAGACTCTCCCCCTGAGTAGAAGATCTCTCTGCAGGAATATTTAACAAGGAAGAAAGGCGTAAAACCCCGACTTCTGTCTAAGAAACATAAATATCTCCTTGGGAAGTGGCTATGTAAAAATTTCTACAACCTAATCCCTTGTGGGGGCCCACATACTCTATTCAAACTTCTTGAATttcaaccttttccctcaagaagtggtccttgatagctatatgctttattctagaaTGCATC
This genomic stretch from Cryptomeria japonica chromosome 8, Sugi_1.0, whole genome shotgun sequence harbors:
- the LOC131043830 gene encoding receptor-like protein 39, giving the protein MVYAYNTAISWKGGDVEFGKVLFILNYIDISNNNLSWRIPAKMGFLKGLIALSLSRNHLSGRIPNTLGGMEQLESLDLPLNRLNGSIPLELQLLICDNSYGISDYTSIDTDGETKNSEAEMNGWVVGLGLRYGLGFASVIGILTFNNGVEALLAMHPVNSREEIDELISEVNQPVFDVNIVVDKETIEVKTAHATHNEISESPTHTIDSQNTEISLEAKVTNTEKPETEKLVDAEVLT